A single region of the Stegostoma tigrinum isolate sSteTig4 chromosome 8, sSteTig4.hap1, whole genome shotgun sequence genome encodes:
- the LOC125456696 gene encoding uncharacterized protein KIAA0040 homolog, translated as MLETVRTFFQSVWELILAKHNEGLYNSICLVVLLILPILLLLLVVCLCCYGCCSGRHTPCKCCRRQKDTVRKKNPDDLWIQRQPQPIMMDSLSVPV; from the coding sequence ATGTTGGAGACTGTACGCACGTTCTTTCAGTCGGTGTGGGAGTTGATCTTGGCCAAGCACAATGAGGGGCTATACAACTCAATCTGCCTGGTGGTTCTGCTGATCCTGCCCATCCTGCTGTTGTTGCTTGTCGTGTGTCTCTGCTGCTACGGCTGTTGTAGTGGGCGGCACACTCCCTGCAAGTGCTGTCGACGGCAAAAAGACACAGTCAGGAAGAAGAACCCTGATGACCTCTGGATCCAAAGGCAGCCACAGCCCATCATGATGGACAGTCTCTCCGTGCCTGTGTAA